In the genome of Opitutia bacterium KCR 482, one region contains:
- the folE2 gene encoding GTP cyclohydrolase FolE2 produces MNQDKTDRTQPEANYEENFSADSNYRSSLPDVQNAPKDAIRGANVPIAQVGIHNFKLPLKFKTQDGSARELQASITATVSLAADCKGVNMSRIMRVFYLFTDEIFTPDTLRTILAKMKEQLETSRARIKISFEYPILQKSLRSGHRAWQYYKCAYEGFIDERGAFKKNVQFDFIYSSACPCSAELSEHARRTRNVYCVPHSQRSKARVLAEIADGASVSIEDMHALCLEALKTETQTIVRREDEQAFAELNGAYAKFIEDATRLLYQEFDADKRIADFEIACIHLESLHSHDAVGVICKGLPNGLSANFSDFEDLLC; encoded by the coding sequence ATGAATCAGGACAAAACAGACCGCACACAGCCGGAAGCCAATTACGAGGAAAATTTTTCCGCCGACAGCAATTACAGAAGCTCGCTGCCCGACGTGCAAAACGCCCCCAAAGACGCTATCCGCGGCGCAAACGTGCCCATTGCGCAGGTCGGAATCCACAACTTTAAGCTCCCGCTGAAATTCAAGACGCAAGACGGCTCCGCGCGCGAGCTTCAGGCGTCGATAACCGCAACCGTCTCGCTCGCCGCCGACTGCAAAGGCGTGAACATGTCGCGGATAATGCGCGTATTCTATCTCTTTACCGACGAAATCTTCACGCCCGACACCCTGCGGACAATCCTCGCAAAAATGAAGGAGCAGCTCGAAACCTCCCGCGCGAGAATCAAAATTTCGTTCGAATACCCCATTTTGCAAAAAAGCCTCAGAAGCGGGCACCGCGCGTGGCAGTACTACAAATGCGCTTACGAGGGCTTCATCGACGAGCGCGGCGCGTTCAAAAAAAACGTGCAGTTCGATTTTATATACTCCTCGGCGTGCCCCTGCTCAGCCGAGCTTAGCGAGCATGCCCGCCGCACCCGCAACGTCTACTGCGTGCCGCACTCGCAGCGAAGCAAGGCGCGTGTACTCGCGGAAATCGCCGACGGCGCAAGCGTTTCGATTGAGGACATGCACGCGCTCTGTCTCGAAGCCCTCAAAACCGAAACGCAAACCATCGTCCGCCGCGAAGACGAGCAGGCTTTTGCCGAGCTCAACGGCGCGTACGCAAAATTTATCGAAGACGCAACCCGCCTGCTCTATCAGGAATTCGACGCCGACAAGCGCATTGCCGACTTCGAAATAGCCTGTATCCACCTCGAAAGCCTCCACTCGCACGACGCAGTAGGCGTCATCTGCAAAGGCCTCCCCAACGGCCTCTCCGCCAACTTCTCCGACTTCGAAGACCTCCTCTGCTAG
- a CDS encoding GAF domain-containing protein, translated as MATPFAKMSLCAALVSAAACANAAETAGSVSAATAFAALAALALAAGVVCFACIRRLAKAVAERRRLESVLDALPFNFAAAKADGEFLYLHYTNPAFDGAKRLREFGAKDEKLYKRAFREISETAAKTAKFEFESSVENGRRYEAEVRPLPENVFGEQVFLLTGVDITDRHSNQTRADILHEHEKIFRIALQMIAQNKGFDDFSNWLLENLMKWLQADRVAAYKFGENGLSDLAECARVAGGAGIECEIGESSKFRAMLKSQNAIVYDSADPKTEESVDAILPYLKAQGVKSAVFFGAVSDGEPVGFLSAECLKNRRKFSDFDKNAVVNAAKIIQIAQDRKDSYQKLKESVLRKRLVLQTLDFPVILLDPDGNVETSNDAAKSLAGKAPENLADLAGVSDGFAELFEKAKSEKSAESKRAFIGGNVYEISCKPALDDAGKVANVVAIFSDITKIYKEGEGSIPTNIPATTIQKVEGDK; from the coding sequence ATGGCTACTCCATTTGCTAAAATGTCTCTTTGCGCGGCTCTCGTTTCCGCCGCCGCATGCGCGAACGCCGCCGAAACCGCAGGCTCGGTTTCCGCCGCAACCGCTTTCGCCGCGCTCGCCGCCCTTGCCCTCGCGGCGGGCGTTGTATGTTTTGCGTGCATACGCAGGCTCGCAAAAGCCGTCGCAGAGCGCAGGCGTCTGGAATCCGTTCTCGACGCCCTGCCCTTCAACTTCGCGGCTGCAAAAGCCGACGGCGAATTCCTCTATCTGCACTACACAAACCCCGCGTTCGACGGCGCGAAACGCCTGCGCGAATTCGGAGCGAAAGACGAAAAGCTCTACAAACGCGCCTTCCGCGAAATCTCCGAGACCGCCGCGAAAACCGCGAAGTTCGAGTTCGAGTCGTCGGTCGAAAACGGACGCAGATACGAGGCGGAGGTGCGCCCGCTCCCCGAAAACGTGTTCGGCGAGCAGGTTTTTCTGCTCACGGGCGTAGACATCACCGACCGCCACTCCAACCAGACCCGCGCCGACATTCTTCACGAGCACGAAAAGATTTTCAGAATCGCCCTCCAAATGATTGCCCAAAACAAGGGCTTTGACGACTTCTCGAACTGGCTGCTCGAAAACCTCATGAAATGGTTGCAAGCCGACAGGGTTGCCGCCTACAAATTCGGCGAAAACGGGCTGTCCGACTTGGCGGAATGCGCAAGAGTTGCGGGCGGCGCGGGCATCGAATGCGAAATCGGGGAATCGTCGAAATTCCGCGCGATGCTGAAATCGCAAAACGCGATTGTGTACGACTCCGCCGACCCGAAAACGGAGGAGTCGGTTGACGCAATCCTGCCGTATCTCAAAGCGCAGGGCGTGAAGTCGGCGGTGTTTTTCGGCGCGGTCTCCGACGGCGAGCCGGTCGGCTTCCTCTCGGCGGAATGCCTGAAAAACCGCAGGAAGTTTTCCGACTTCGACAAAAACGCCGTAGTCAACGCCGCAAAAATCATACAAATTGCGCAGGACAGAAAGGACTCGTACCAAAAGCTCAAAGAGAGCGTATTGCGCAAAAGGCTCGTCCTGCAAACGCTCGACTTCCCCGTAATCCTCCTCGACCCCGACGGCAATGTCGAAACCTCCAACGACGCCGCAAAATCCCTCGCGGGCAAAGCCCCCGAAAATCTCGCCGACCTCGCGGGCGTCTCCGACGGCTTCGCGGAGCTTTTCGAAAAGGCGAAATCCGAAAAATCGGCGGAGTCGAAACGCGCGTTCATCGGCGGCAACGTCTACGAAATATCGTGCAAGCCCGCGCTCGACGACGCCGGCAAAGTCGCGAACGTCGTCGCGATTTTCTCCGACATCACAAAAATCTACAAGGAGGGAGAGGGCAGCATTCCCACGAATATCCCCGCGACCACCATTCAAAAAGTAGAAGGGGACAAATAA
- a CDS encoding HPr family phosphocarrier protein, with translation MPETEMSRVLTVQNKMGIHARPAAMIVRISNKYANCEVWVEKDGEQVNGKSIMSLMMLAAGKGSEVKFIASGDDADSMLDEIEALFNRKFDEE, from the coding sequence ATGCCGGAAACAGAAATGTCCAGAGTCCTTACCGTACAGAACAAGATGGGAATACACGCCCGTCCCGCCGCCATGATTGTGCGCATTTCCAATAAGTATGCGAATTGCGAAGTTTGGGTTGAAAAAGACGGCGAACAGGTCAACGGCAAAAGTATCATGAGCCTGATGATGCTCGCCGCGGGAAAAGGCTCGGAAGTCAAGTTCATCGCAAGCGGAGACGATGCCGACTCTATGCTCGACGAAATCGAGGCTCTTTTCAACCGCAAGTTCGACGAAGAATAA